A region from the Candidatus Electrothrix scaldis genome encodes:
- a CDS encoding nucleotidyltransferase domain-containing protein yields MKLDKKALQTIKEYLIGQPVKKAYLFGSHARGTANAASDIDIIVELDQAKPVGLHFVRMKLELENLLQAKVDLLSEKGISKYIRPYIESDKTLIYEKDT; encoded by the coding sequence ATGAAATTAGACAAGAAAGCGTTACAGACCATTAAAGAGTACCTTATCGGTCAGCCGGTCAAAAAAGCCTATCTGTTCGGCTCCCATGCACGGGGAACAGCCAATGCTGCCAGTGATATTGATATTATTGTGGAACTGGATCAGGCCAAACCCGTCGGACTCCATTTTGTCCGAATGAAACTCGAGTTGGAAAATCTCTTGCAGGCTAAAGTTGATCTGCTGTCCGAGAAGGGGATCTCAAAATATATCCGTCCGTACATTGAGAGCGACAAAACATTGATCTATGAAAAAGATACTTGA
- a CDS encoding DUF86 domain-containing protein has translation MKKILDDKARLQHIFDAVLEIEEYMKNHTESDFFSNSMLHSACIRQLEIIGEAAGRISEEIRAKSADTSWKEIIGLRNILIHEYFGVDLDIIRDIIWTDLPKLKKEVKALLDAM, from the coding sequence ATGAAAAAGATACTTGATGACAAGGCGCGGTTACAGCATATCTTTGATGCAGTCCTTGAGATTGAAGAGTATATGAAGAATCATACGGAATCTGATTTCTTCAGTAATTCGATGCTGCACTCAGCATGTATCCGACAACTGGAAATAATCGGCGAAGCGGCAGGCCGAATCTCCGAGGAAATCAGAGCGAAGTCAGCTGATACTTCGTGGAAGGAAATTATCGGTCTGAGGAATATCCTGATTCATGAGTATTTCGGTGTTGATCTGGATATTATCCGCGATATTATCTGGACGGATTTGCCGAAGCTAAAAAAAGAAGTCAAAGCACTGTTGGATGCAATGTAG
- a CDS encoding BrnT family toxin: MQYEWDEEKRRRNIEKHGVDFTDIIQFQWDDALEAVDDRFDYGEERINAVGFLGTRLVVVTYVERGDLIRVISLRKATKTEERLYHEYS, from the coding sequence ATGCAATATGAATGGGACGAAGAAAAACGGCGCAGAAATATTGAAAAACACGGTGTTGATTTTACGGATATCATCCAGTTTCAATGGGATGATGCTCTCGAAGCTGTTGATGATCGCTTCGATTACGGAGAAGAGCGGATCAATGCGGTCGGTTTTCTCGGAACACGACTCGTTGTTGTAACGTATGTTGAACGGGGAGATCTCATTCGGGTGATCAGTCTACGCAAGGCGACGAAAACGGAGGAACGACTTTATCATGAGTACAGCTAA
- a CDS encoding BrnA antitoxin family protein, with amino-acid sequence MSTAKYTTAQLKEMKSETDWQRVDAMSDESIARAVETDPDARLLEADDFKKMRRRGPQKAPRKDRVTIRLTPEVLAFFKNQGKGWQTKINEVLQNYVNSHNASLQQNRRKHADT; translated from the coding sequence ATGAGTACAGCTAAATACACAACAGCCCAACTGAAAGAGATGAAATCGGAAACAGACTGGCAACGGGTTGACGCAATGAGCGATGAAAGCATTGCCCGAGCTGTAGAAACAGACCCGGATGCCAGACTTCTTGAAGCGGATGACTTTAAAAAAATGCGGCGCAGGGGACCGCAGAAAGCACCGCGTAAAGACCGTGTCACTATCCGACTTACCCCTGAGGTGCTTGCCTTTTTCAAAAATCAGGGCAAAGGCTGGCAGACCAAGATCAATGAAGTGCTGCAAAATTATGTGAATTCGCATAATGCTTCTTTGCAGCAAAATCGGAGAAAACATGCTGACACATGA
- a CDS encoding diguanylate cyclase, whose amino-acid sequence MVEQVYILIVDDKVNNLIALEETFHDIDATFIKATSGNDALRETLKHDFALAILDVQMPEMDGYELAQLIRNRKQTSQLPVIFLSAIYSDDFHIFKGYDSGAVDFLTKPFSPEILAGKIRFFIEIYLQKIKLKETILELEKTKELVLEKNKQLKRLSTHDDLTGLCNRRHLVACLEQEFNLCLRYQTELSLMILDLDHFKNINDTFGHKFGDYVLKEFSALLKSSVRKADLVFRFGGEEFIVLLPQTDAEGAESTAEKIRKACAEKMIDDGQYAVKITVSIGVTSYNQHLHQTSNCMISVADKALYLAKGSGRNRVVVYEAKNIPLGEKE is encoded by the coding sequence ATGGTGGAGCAGGTTTATATACTTATTGTTGATGATAAAGTGAATAATCTTATCGCATTGGAAGAAACCTTCCACGATATTGATGCGACCTTTATCAAGGCGACAAGTGGGAACGATGCTCTGCGTGAGACTCTCAAACATGATTTTGCCCTGGCCATTCTTGATGTCCAGATGCCGGAAATGGACGGGTACGAGCTGGCCCAGTTGATCAGGAACAGAAAACAAACCTCGCAGCTTCCTGTAATCTTTCTTTCTGCTATTTATTCGGATGATTTCCATATCTTCAAAGGCTACGATTCCGGGGCGGTTGATTTTTTGACCAAACCCTTTTCACCGGAAATACTTGCCGGGAAGATACGATTTTTTATCGAGATATATCTCCAGAAAATTAAACTGAAGGAAACAATTCTGGAGCTGGAGAAAACAAAAGAACTGGTCCTGGAGAAGAACAAGCAACTCAAGAGATTATCCACCCATGATGATCTGACCGGGCTGTGTAATCGTCGCCATCTTGTGGCCTGCTTGGAGCAGGAGTTCAATCTTTGCCTCCGCTACCAAACAGAACTCTCCCTTATGATTCTTGATCTTGATCATTTTAAGAATATTAACGATACATTCGGCCATAAATTCGGAGATTATGTCCTCAAAGAATTTTCAGCCCTGCTGAAAAGCTCTGTCCGCAAGGCTGACTTGGTGTTCCGTTTTGGTGGCGAGGAATTTATCGTTCTGCTCCCTCAGACAGATGCGGAGGGGGCCGAGAGCACAGCAGAGAAAATACGAAAAGCCTGTGCTGAGAAAATGATTGATGACGGACAATATGCCGTCAAAATAACAGTCAGCATCGGGGTAACATCCTATAATCAACATCTGCACCAAACTTCAAACTGCATGATTTCTGTTGCCGATAAAGCCTTATATCTGGCCAAGGGAAGCGGGAGAAACCGGGTTGTTGTGTATGAGGCGAAAAATATACCCTTGGGAGAAAAAGAATGA
- a CDS encoding response regulator, producing MRFNLSSKLIISHLGMGVLPLLFISLVIWFNVSGGFQTLGEKGVAAVEHVAREQLRTMCSIKEKQVAYFFRAMEGQMYMLRDNSWLHETFNALNREFKLAGDSVDSDDWKSLELMNDVMFQYICVHFDWNNLYLINKDGKIIYSMLKSSDMGLSLAANPLLNTSLGRAYSQLKKEWDQDIAFGDYAPYPPLDNLPSAFLVTRIYDTSGETKEEIGYLAIQPSTEALRNTIKLASNKKESLEAYLVGADGYMRSDSVLDPENYSRAESFRQGNKVNTVASRNAIAGEKGTGVINDYRGKEVLSSWTPIDVFTTRWALICEVDEAEAMAARTSMNEIRFSTERKVKAWIYLGLILTCIIVSIVAWLIVRSISRPIVQAAGIADSIAAGDFHRRLDMQRSDEIGQMADALDRMVEKVSENFQEKAAMADLSDQMRGEQDIPTLSMHIANHLAKFLRAQMASLYLVDHDGETLTLKGSYAFHKRKGLNSKIRMGEGIAGQAAFENNMISVTDLPEDYVRINSTLGDAAPCNILAIPFSHEEKVLGVLEFASFTEFSDEQMDFLGNVTEHIAIAFRSAQNKQDVQKLLDETREQAEELKQQSEELMATNEELESQTMALKKFQQELEKQQDELKETNAALEEKSEALMVEQRKIKESNEELVAAKEKIEERSKDLALASKYKSEFLANMSHELRTPLNSLLLLAQSLRDNREGNLTPKQQQSAGIIFDSGNDLLDLINEILDLSKIEAGQIVKDVEEVFLSDLAENAKVLFGHMAENKGLDFSVTLADDLPRSIFTDRKRIEQILKNFLGNSMKFTAEGGIDLVFSRMEAGAPVQSESLRPDESIAIAVKDTGIGIPAEKQRAIFEAFQQADGSTARKYGGTGLGLSISKELAALLGGEIVLHSEPGKGSTFTLYLPIGTLPEPDAGDEGEEGREEAQQPSVPPSRRARAGSRQAGVREEKKEETKSGKQDQQRSLFSVADDRDKITENDRVMLVIEDDPKFAEILLEQCRESDFKALVTDNGEDGLQLADKYRPSGIILDIRLPGIDGWTVLNSLKSNAGTRHIPVHMMSAEEVSRKAMNLGAIGFLSKPVNHEQLSEAFERFESVINKKIKKLLVVEDDDTLRSVLVDLVGNTDTDTYEAKTGKEVEELLGMQRFDCMVLDLGLPDCNGIDLLHKLADADDLVVPPVIIYTGRELSRDEERELNKYSESIIIKDARSQERLLDETSLFLHRMVESLPPKKQQIIADLYDRDKMFQGKKVLLVDDDMRNVFALSGILEQKGMDVVIAEDGRRALDALAQEEHIDIVLMDIMMPEMDGYEATRKIREQKQFWKLPVIALTAKAMKEDRDKCLEVGASDYLAKPVDVERLLSMMRVWLYR from the coding sequence ATGAGATTTAACCTCAGCTCAAAATTGATCATTTCTCACCTCGGTATGGGGGTGCTCCCTTTATTATTTATTAGTCTTGTCATATGGTTCAATGTGTCTGGAGGTTTTCAGACGCTTGGTGAGAAAGGCGTTGCTGCGGTGGAACATGTCGCCCGTGAGCAGCTCAGGACGATGTGCAGTATCAAGGAAAAGCAGGTTGCCTATTTTTTTCGGGCCATGGAAGGGCAGATGTACATGTTGCGTGACAACTCCTGGCTTCATGAGACGTTCAATGCCTTGAACAGGGAGTTCAAGTTGGCCGGTGATTCAGTGGATAGTGATGATTGGAAATCCCTGGAGCTTATGAATGATGTTATGTTTCAGTATATCTGTGTTCATTTTGACTGGAATAATTTGTACCTGATCAATAAGGACGGAAAGATCATCTACTCTATGCTGAAGTCTTCAGACATGGGGCTGTCCTTGGCCGCGAATCCTTTGCTGAACACCTCCTTGGGGAGAGCATACTCTCAGCTTAAGAAAGAATGGGATCAGGATATCGCTTTCGGTGATTATGCCCCCTATCCCCCTCTGGATAATCTTCCCTCTGCCTTTTTGGTTACTCGAATTTATGACACCTCTGGAGAAACAAAAGAGGAAATTGGTTATCTGGCTATTCAACCCTCCACCGAGGCCTTGAGAAATACGATTAAACTGGCCTCAAATAAGAAAGAATCACTTGAAGCCTATCTTGTAGGGGCAGATGGATATATGCGTTCGGATTCTGTCTTAGATCCGGAAAATTACAGTCGAGCGGAATCGTTCAGACAGGGGAATAAGGTCAATACCGTTGCCAGTAGAAATGCCATTGCAGGGGAAAAAGGCACCGGTGTAATTAATGATTACCGAGGAAAGGAGGTGCTTTCCTCCTGGACACCGATTGATGTATTTACCACCCGCTGGGCCCTTATCTGTGAGGTTGATGAAGCAGAGGCTATGGCCGCCCGGACGAGCATGAACGAAATTCGTTTCAGCACAGAAAGAAAGGTCAAGGCATGGATCTATCTGGGACTGATACTCACCTGTATTATTGTGAGTATTGTTGCCTGGCTTATTGTCCGCTCAATCAGTCGGCCCATTGTTCAGGCAGCTGGCATAGCCGACAGTATTGCTGCAGGCGATTTTCATCGTCGCCTTGATATGCAGCGTTCAGATGAAATCGGGCAGATGGCCGATGCGCTGGATCGCATGGTGGAAAAGGTATCGGAAAATTTTCAGGAAAAAGCGGCAATGGCAGATCTTTCCGATCAGATGCGGGGCGAGCAGGATATTCCGACCCTGTCCATGCATATCGCGAATCATCTGGCCAAATTTCTCCGTGCTCAGATGGCCTCTTTATATCTTGTGGATCATGACGGAGAAACCCTCACCTTGAAGGGGAGCTATGCCTTTCATAAGCGGAAGGGACTGAATAGTAAGATACGAATGGGGGAGGGGATTGCCGGACAGGCTGCGTTTGAGAATAACATGATTTCGGTCACAGATCTGCCCGAGGATTATGTCCGCATTAACTCGACCCTGGGCGATGCAGCTCCCTGCAATATTCTGGCTATTCCTTTCAGTCATGAAGAAAAGGTGCTTGGTGTGCTTGAGTTTGCTTCATTTACTGAGTTCTCTGATGAACAGATGGACTTTCTCGGCAATGTAACCGAGCATATTGCTATTGCCTTTCGCTCGGCGCAAAATAAGCAGGATGTGCAAAAATTGCTTGATGAGACTCGCGAGCAGGCTGAGGAGTTGAAGCAGCAGAGCGAAGAGCTAATGGCGACCAACGAGGAGTTGGAATCGCAAACTATGGCGCTGAAAAAATTTCAGCAGGAATTGGAAAAACAACAGGATGAACTGAAAGAGACCAATGCCGCTCTTGAGGAAAAATCCGAGGCCTTGATGGTAGAGCAGCGTAAAATAAAGGAGAGCAATGAGGAACTTGTTGCGGCCAAGGAAAAGATAGAGGAGCGTTCAAAAGACCTTGCGCTGGCCTCAAAATATAAATCCGAATTTTTGGCTAATATGAGCCATGAGCTGCGTACGCCGTTGAACAGTCTGTTACTGCTCGCCCAATCACTCAGGGATAATCGCGAAGGAAATTTAACCCCAAAACAGCAGCAATCAGCGGGGATTATCTTTGATTCCGGCAATGATCTGCTTGATCTTATTAATGAGATTTTGGATCTCTCCAAGATTGAGGCTGGCCAGATTGTAAAAGATGTAGAAGAGGTTTTCCTGAGCGATCTTGCCGAGAATGCCAAGGTCCTCTTTGGTCATATGGCGGAAAACAAAGGGCTGGATTTTTCTGTGACTCTGGCGGATGATCTGCCTCGCTCGATTTTTACGGATCGTAAACGTATTGAGCAGATCCTGAAGAATTTTCTCGGCAACAGCATGAAGTTTACCGCAGAAGGCGGGATTGATCTGGTCTTCTCCCGCATGGAGGCAGGCGCTCCGGTGCAGTCAGAAAGTTTACGGCCTGATGAGAGTATTGCCATTGCAGTCAAGGATACAGGTATTGGTATCCCGGCAGAAAAACAACGCGCGATTTTCGAGGCCTTTCAGCAGGCAGATGGCTCTACCGCCCGGAAATACGGGGGTACAGGGCTGGGCCTCTCTATCTCCAAAGAGCTGGCTGCGCTCCTGGGGGGAGAAATCGTTTTGCACAGTGAACCGGGAAAAGGTTCAACCTTTACCCTCTATTTGCCCATAGGGACTCTGCCTGAACCGGATGCAGGGGATGAGGGGGAAGAGGGGAGAGAAGAAGCCCAGCAGCCGAGCGTTCCTCCTTCGCGGCGGGCAAGAGCAGGAAGTAGACAGGCAGGTGTGAGAGAGGAAAAGAAAGAAGAGACGAAGAGCGGAAAGCAAGATCAACAACGATCACTTTTCTCAGTAGCCGATGATCGGGACAAGATCACAGAGAACGACAGGGTCATGCTGGTGATTGAGGATGATCCGAAGTTTGCCGAGATCCTGCTTGAGCAATGCCGTGAATCTGACTTTAAGGCCTTGGTCACCGATAATGGGGAGGATGGGTTGCAGCTGGCGGACAAGTATAGGCCTTCAGGGATTATTCTGGATATCCGCCTGCCCGGGATTGATGGCTGGACAGTGCTCAACAGCCTGAAGTCCAATGCCGGGACCCGGCATATTCCTGTGCATATGATGTCTGCCGAGGAAGTCAGTCGGAAGGCTATGAATCTCGGGGCGATCGGTTTTCTTTCCAAGCCGGTCAATCATGAACAGCTGTCTGAGGCCTTTGAGCGTTTTGAGTCTGTTATTAATAAGAAGATCAAGAAGCTTCTGGTGGTTGAGGATGACGATACCTTGCGGAGTGTTCTGGTAGATCTGGTTGGCAATACCGATACAGATACCTATGAGGCCAAAACAGGAAAAGAGGTTGAAGAACTGTTAGGTATGCAACGCTTTGATTGCATGGTGCTGGATCTCGGCTTGCCCGATTGCAACGGGATTGATCTGCTGCATAAGCTGGCCGATGCAGATGATCTCGTCGTGCCGCCGGTGATTATCTATACTGGCAGGGAGTTGAGCAGAGACGAAGAGCGTGAGCTCAATAAATATTCTGAGTCCATTATTATTAAGGATGCCCGCTCACAGGAACGTTTGCTGGATGAAACCTCGCTTTTTCTCCATAGGATGGTGGAGAGTCTGCCCCCGAAAAAACAGCAGATCATTGCTGATCTTTATGATCGGGACAAGATGTTTCAGGGGAAAAAGGTCCTGCTGGTTGACGATGATATGCGCAATGTTTTTGCCCTTTCCGGAATCCTTGAGCAGAAGGGGATGGACGTGGTCATTGCCGAAGATGGGAGAAGGGCATTGGATGCGCTTGCCCAGGAAGAACATATTGATATCGTGCTGATGGATATCATGATGCCGGAGATGGACGGGTATGAGGCGACCAGGAAAATACGGGAACAAAAACAGTTTTGGAAACTCCCCGTTATTGCCCTGACAGCTAAGGCCATGAAAGAAGATAGGGATAAATGTCTTGAGGTCGGTGCCAGTGATTATCTGGCAAAACCGGTTGATGTGGAGAGGCTCCTCTCCATGATGCGTGTCTGGCTGTACAGATAA
- a CDS encoding protein-glutamate O-methyltransferase CheR → MPLLGQGSTSFMQEKELEDIERTLLLEAIFLRYGYDFRNYSQASISRRVRLFLEKNDVETIGELLPRIIREPELFQGLLFDFSVTVTEMFRDPPFYRALRREVVPLLKTYPFIKVWSAGCATGEEVYSLAILLKEEGLLHKSTIFATDINDSSLAKAKRGIYPLKQVREYIENFQETGSMHSFSRYYHANEEHIVMERELRGRITFANHNLVADQVFGEMHLILCRNVMIYFDKKLQNMVLDLFDQSLIRGGFLCLGGRESLRFSNLNDRYEELDSANRIYRKHFAHNHQLQARR, encoded by the coding sequence GTGCCCCTACTCGGACAGGGGAGCACCAGCTTTATGCAGGAAAAAGAACTGGAGGATATTGAACGCACACTCTTGTTGGAAGCTATATTTTTACGCTATGGGTATGACTTCCGTAATTATTCACAGGCCTCTATCAGCAGAAGGGTCAGGCTTTTTCTTGAGAAAAATGATGTAGAAACCATAGGTGAACTGCTGCCGAGAATTATCAGGGAGCCAGAGCTGTTTCAAGGTCTGTTATTCGATTTTTCTGTCACGGTTACTGAGATGTTTCGTGATCCGCCCTTTTATCGGGCTTTACGCAGAGAAGTTGTCCCTCTGTTAAAAACCTATCCCTTTATCAAGGTCTGGTCAGCAGGTTGTGCAACAGGCGAAGAAGTCTATTCGCTCGCTATCCTGTTGAAAGAAGAAGGCTTGCTCCACAAGTCGACTATTTTTGCAACGGATATCAATGATTCCTCTCTGGCAAAGGCCAAGAGAGGAATCTATCCCCTCAAGCAGGTACGCGAGTACATTGAGAATTTCCAGGAAACAGGTTCTATGCATTCCTTTAGTCGCTATTATCATGCTAATGAGGAGCATATTGTTATGGAGAGAGAGTTAAGAGGCCGGATTACCTTTGCCAATCATAACCTTGTCGCTGATCAGGTGTTCGGGGAGATGCATTTGATTCTCTGTCGGAACGTTATGATTTATTTTGATAAAAAATTACAGAACATGGTGCTTGATCTCTTTGATCAAAGTCTGATTCGAGGTGGCTTTCTCTGTCTCGGCGGGAGAGAATCGCTCCGCTTCTCCAATCTGAATGATAGGTACGAAGAATTGGATAGTGCAAACAGGATCTATCGTAAGCATTTTGCTCATAATCACCAGCTACAGGCACGGCGATGA
- a CDS encoding chemotaxis protein CheB, with protein MKYKAIVIGTSAGGIEAVVHILSELPAHFPLPIILVQHLHKNQDGSLIRFYNERLLLKVVEAEEKNRLQPGYVYLAPPDYHLLLERDETFSLSVDEKVNYSRPSIDVLFESAADVYGPGLVGIIMTGANHDGALGLQRIKALGGLTLVEDPATAKFSEMPRSALAACSEVDYILSQGDLGKFLLTFVEGCPKGENMHVVQTSRKQMRGLL; from the coding sequence ATGAAATATAAGGCGATAGTTATTGGCACCTCGGCAGGAGGAATAGAGGCTGTCGTTCATATACTCAGTGAGTTACCGGCTCACTTTCCTTTACCTATCATTCTGGTTCAACATCTTCATAAGAATCAGGATGGAAGCCTCATTCGATTTTATAATGAGCGCCTGTTACTCAAGGTTGTAGAGGCAGAGGAAAAGAACAGACTACAGCCTGGGTATGTTTATCTTGCTCCGCCTGATTATCATCTTCTCCTTGAACGGGATGAAACCTTTTCGCTTTCTGTGGATGAAAAGGTGAATTACTCCCGCCCGTCCATTGATGTCTTGTTTGAGAGCGCAGCAGACGTGTACGGACCCGGCTTGGTTGGTATTATTATGACCGGCGCCAATCATGATGGTGCGCTGGGACTGCAACGAATTAAAGCCCTGGGAGGTTTAACCCTGGTGGAGGACCCGGCAACAGCTAAGTTTTCTGAAATGCCGAGGAGTGCTCTGGCCGCCTGTAGTGAAGTTGATTATATTTTGTCTCAGGGTGATCTGGGGAAATTCTTGCTGACCTTTGTGGAGGGATGCCCAAAGGGGGAAAATATGCATGTTGTGCAAACGTCCAGAAAGCAAATGCGGGGGCTGCTATGA
- a CDS encoding thioredoxin domain-containing protein, whose amino-acid sequence MKPKTANRLGQEKSPYLLQHASNPVDWYPWGEEAFQRAREENKPVFLSIGYSTCHWCHVMARESFADEEIAALLNAGFISIKVDREERPDIDQMYMAAAMTMNGAGGWPLSVFLLPDGAPFYAATYIPPRAGNGLSGFPDVLQAIRAAWDDHREALAQSATELMGILQKSAIAGGGGTGGKIRTQSNSLTRAVALLAESFDQRYGGFGGAPKFPRPAVFTLLFSSWALENDAQALEMGLATLQAMAGGGIHDHIGGGFHRYAVDQQWRVPHFEKMLYDQAQLAEAYLLATQITGEMQYAEVARRTFHYVLSSLQAPTGGFYAAEDADSEDPYLPGQHGEGAYYLWTEEDIVRSLGSADANIFTYCYGVEFDGNALVDPQQEFTGRNIFYVKHTAAEAAEHFDKGIVQIEDALTRASGKLAAKRQQRQAPHRDGKILVSWNSLMIKALARGSVVLQDPQLLKAARDTANFLRRSLYDSESRTLCRCFCQGEKGGKGQLDDYAFLVAGLLELYHVSQEPQWLQWAIELTETQIRLFWDEQAGGFFDSVVDSLVAIRLKTQYDGAEPAPNSLAVVNLVRLARLTDRKQWLDLAEKTLRNFQEQLQQAPDSLPLMLVAQQEFLEASSFLVIAGRREDAETKEMLEIVHRSWVPGRLLLLADGGENQDFLSKWLPFLETVAMQDDQSTAYVCRDYTCQLPVTDPAELKRMLKEEGGWKDEEVDSTS is encoded by the coding sequence ATGAAGCCAAAAACAGCAAATCGTCTGGGCCAAGAAAAGAGCCCCTATCTGTTGCAGCACGCCAGCAACCCGGTGGATTGGTATCCCTGGGGCGAGGAGGCTTTCCAAAGAGCACGGGAGGAGAATAAGCCTGTTTTCCTCTCCATAGGCTATTCCACCTGCCATTGGTGTCATGTCATGGCTCGTGAGTCTTTTGCTGATGAAGAGATTGCTGCCCTCCTGAATGCAGGCTTTATCTCTATTAAGGTAGATCGGGAAGAACGACCGGATATTGATCAGATGTATATGGCTGCTGCCATGACCATGAACGGTGCTGGCGGTTGGCCCCTGTCGGTTTTTCTTTTGCCCGATGGAGCGCCGTTTTATGCTGCAACCTATATCCCTCCCAGGGCAGGAAACGGGCTTTCCGGCTTTCCTGATGTCTTGCAGGCTATACGTGCAGCCTGGGATGATCACCGAGAGGCCTTGGCGCAATCAGCTACAGAATTGATGGGTATATTGCAAAAGAGTGCCATAGCGGGTGGAGGAGGGACAGGAGGGAAGATAAGGACTCAGAGCAACTCCTTGACTCGTGCCGTTGCTCTTTTGGCAGAGTCCTTTGATCAACGCTATGGGGGTTTCGGCGGTGCTCCTAAGTTTCCTCGGCCAGCAGTTTTTACCCTCCTTTTTTCTTCCTGGGCTCTGGAAAATGATGCGCAGGCTCTTGAGATGGGGCTTGCTACCCTCCAGGCTATGGCCGGTGGTGGTATCCATGATCACATCGGTGGCGGTTTTCATCGCTATGCTGTGGATCAGCAATGGAGGGTGCCTCATTTTGAAAAGATGCTTTATGATCAGGCCCAGCTGGCTGAGGCCTATCTTCTCGCGACCCAGATTACTGGGGAGATGCAGTATGCCGAGGTAGCTCGTCGCACTTTTCACTATGTGCTTTCCAGTTTGCAAGCACCGACGGGTGGCTTTTATGCAGCAGAGGACGCTGATAGCGAAGACCCTTATCTGCCGGGACAGCATGGGGAAGGAGCTTATTACCTCTGGACTGAGGAGGATATCGTCCGAAGCCTCGGAAGCGCCGATGCCAATATCTTTACGTATTGCTATGGGGTGGAGTTTGATGGCAATGCCTTGGTTGATCCACAGCAGGAGTTCACAGGGCGTAATATCTTTTATGTGAAGCATACGGCAGCAGAGGCTGCTGAGCATTTTGATAAGGGCATCGTTCAGATTGAGGATGCCCTGACTCGGGCTTCTGGAAAGCTTGCAGCAAAGCGCCAGCAACGCCAAGCTCCTCATCGGGATGGAAAAATTTTGGTTTCCTGGAATAGCCTGATGATAAAGGCCTTAGCCAGGGGGAGTGTGGTTTTGCAAGACCCGCAGCTTCTCAAGGCAGCCCGAGATACAGCGAATTTTTTACGGCGCTCTCTTTATGATTCAGAGAGCAGGACGCTATGTCGTTGTTTTTGCCAGGGAGAAAAGGGTGGAAAAGGGCAGCTGGATGATTATGCCTTTCTTGTTGCCGGACTTCTGGAGCTGTACCATGTTTCCCAGGAGCCACAATGGCTGCAATGGGCAATAGAGCTGACAGAGACACAGATTCGTTTGTTTTGGGATGAGCAGGCAGGTGGTTTCTTTGACAGTGTTGTGGATTCACTGGTGGCAATACGCCTGAAAACACAGTATGACGGGGCGGAGCCTGCGCCGAATTCTCTTGCGGTAGTGAATCTGGTCCGTCTTGCTCGGCTAACTGATAGGAAGCAGTGGTTGGATTTGGCCGAGAAGACGCTCAGAAATTTTCAGGAACAGTTACAGCAGGCTCCCGATTCTTTACCTCTTATGCTTGTTGCGCAGCAAGAGTTTCTGGAGGCTTCGTCTTTCCTCGTGATTGCGGGCAGACGGGAAGATGCAGAGACTAAGGAAATGCTGGAGATAGTTCACCGTTCCTGGGTGCCGGGGCGTCTTCTTCTGCTGGCCGATGGTGGAGAAAACCAGGATTTTTTGAGCAAGTGGCTTCCCTTTCTTGAGACGGTGGCTATGCAGGATGATCAGTCAACTGCCTATGTTTGCCGGGATTATACCTGCCAGCTCCCTGTGACAGATCCTGCGGAATTAAAGAGGATGTTGAAGGAAGAAGGGGGATGGAAAGACGAAGAGGTTGATTCGACGTCTTGA
- a CDS encoding OmpW family outer membrane protein: MKKIIVAGTVLLLASGAHLTHAGNRKMAQGEMEMEAQQMAPEAPQASQRDWAISGYIGMADFEGEEKPDPFRPGVTHEMDSDPALKVGIIISKYYKEFSFNLGIEYMQEVTIEDESGNELSEHSHIPISLGVNYHFDTSIVDPYIGVGLGYSFNDASNSEFIANQGMHGEIDDSMFYFLTAGIEYPLNDKYALFLAGQYTIGDADLTGTVTTPQGTVTLENEAALDRYEVNLGVKYFF; the protein is encoded by the coding sequence ATGAAGAAGATTATAGTAGCGGGTACTGTCCTTCTACTCGCCAGCGGTGCCCACTTGACCCATGCAGGAAACAGAAAAATGGCTCAAGGGGAGATGGAAATGGAGGCGCAACAGATGGCACCGGAAGCACCACAAGCGTCTCAACGGGATTGGGCAATCAGCGGCTACATCGGCATGGCAGATTTCGAAGGAGAGGAAAAACCAGACCCCTTCCGACCAGGAGTAACTCATGAAATGGATTCTGATCCCGCCCTCAAAGTTGGCATCATCATCAGTAAATATTACAAGGAATTCTCTTTCAACCTTGGCATTGAGTATATGCAAGAAGTCACGATAGAAGACGAAAGCGGCAATGAGCTTTCCGAACATAGCCACATCCCCATCTCCTTGGGGGTAAATTATCACTTTGATACGAGCATCGTGGACCCGTATATCGGCGTAGGTCTAGGTTATTCCTTTAACGATGCTTCAAACAGTGAATTTATTGCTAACCAGGGAATGCACGGAGAAATTGACGATAGCATGTTCTACTTTCTGACAGCTGGTATTGAGTACCCTCTGAATGACAAGTATGCTCTCTTTTTAGCAGGACAGTACACTATCGGCGATGCCGATCTTACAGGAACCGTTACAACCCCTCAAGGAACAGTTACACTTGAAAATGAAGCCGCCTTGGATCGTTATGAAGTGAACTTAGGGGTAAAATATTTCTTTTAA